In the genome of Mucilaginibacter sp. 14171R-50, the window CATCCGCAATTCAGCGTTGCCGGTGCATATCGGGCAAAGTTCCGACGGTCCGCCAAAGCCGCACAGCCTGAAAAAAACAGATTCATTAAATCATCAAAAATAAACATATGGAAACGATCAATGAAACCAGCGGCCAAGCGCCGCTAAATCCCGAGTTCAGAAAAAAAAGAAAATTCTATCTGGTGGTACCCTTGCTGGTGCTCCCCTTTCTAACGATGGCCTTTTGGGCACTTGGTGGCGGAAGCGGAAAGCCTGATCACAATAAACAGGCCCAGCAAAAAGGAATTAATATGACTTTGCCATCAGCCCAGTTTAAACAGCAGGAAGCCAATAATAAAATGGATATCTACCAAAGTGCCGCCAAAGACAGCAACCAAAAAAGTGAAGGGGCCGGAAGCGCATTTATGCAGCAAATGGGATTTGACCCTTCACGGATAGACAGCGGTTCGATCCACAAGGATAAGCCGGAAATTGCCACGCTGAAACAAAACACTGCGGATATCCAGTCCGACAGGATCAGCGCGAAGCTTGCTGCGATCAACCGCCAGATCAGCCAGCCATCCGCCACAGATGAAAGCGCTGATGATGAGCGCTCGGTAAGGAAGTTACACAGGATGATGAAAGCGATGAACTCCTCATCTGGAAAAGATCCTGAAATGGAACAGTTAAATGCGATGCTGACGAAAATCCAGGCAATCCAAAATCCCGCATCAGTGAGTAAGCCAACGGAAAAAAAGACGGACAATGCAGCATTTAAGGCGATCCCGGCGATGATCGACGGGAAGCAAAAAGTCATGAACGGTGGTACGGTACGCCTGAAACTGACCGATTCCGTCCGCATACGCGGAGAATTTCTACCGAAAGGACAACTCATCTTTGGTGCCTGTCAGGTAACCAATCAAAGGTTATTATTAACCATCGAAAATGTCCGGTTGGATAAAAAGATCATTCCGGTAAGTCTCACCGTATTCAGCCTGGATGGAATGCCCGGCATCCCGGCCCCTGAAGCTGATCTTGGAGGAGCAGCCGGTACAGGAGCAGATAATGCCGTACAAAGTATGCAGTTTATGAGTATGGATGCGAGTTTGGGTGCCCAGGCGGCCGCCGGAGGTATCAACGCAGCCAAAGGGCTATTCAGCAAGAAAGTGCACAAGATCAAAGTAAAGCTGAAAGACGAGTTTCCGGTGCTATTGAAAATCAATAAATACTAAGCTTATGAAACCAGTGAACAGAGTCCTGCTGGCCTTCAAGAGTTGGGACGACAAAAAAAACGAGTTACAGCCACTGCTGAAAGCTGGTACGACAGACGAACGCGCTATGCTGTCCCTGCAGCTGGCACACCTGCAGCAAGCAGGCCACAGATTGCGGCAAACGGTCAGGCCAGACGAAAAACCCTTTATGACCTTGCTGTACAATCATATCAACCGCCTGGAAAAGCAACTTTATCCGAACCTGCTGCAACGGCTATTCATGCGACTTAAAGATCGCCTGGTCGATGGGCCCGCCTATCTGGAACAGCAAACCCGTCAAAGGGCAGCCAATATGGAAGTCCTGAAACAGCAACTGGGCGAACGCGGGCTTACCTCCGTTGCCGGCAAACTGGAACAGCATTTAGACCCGGATCACCGGCAAGTCTGCCTGCCGCTGGATTGCCAGTTGAATGCAGCAAAGCGATTAAATCTCGACCTGCATTTTGAAAAGGACGTATAT includes:
- a CDS encoding conjugative transposon protein TraM — protein: METINETSGQAPLNPEFRKKRKFYLVVPLLVLPFLTMAFWALGGGSGKPDHNKQAQQKGINMTLPSAQFKQQEANNKMDIYQSAAKDSNQKSEGAGSAFMQQMGFDPSRIDSGSIHKDKPEIATLKQNTADIQSDRISAKLAAINRQISQPSATDESADDERSVRKLHRMMKAMNSSSGKDPEMEQLNAMLTKIQAIQNPASVSKPTEKKTDNAAFKAIPAMIDGKQKVMNGGTVRLKLTDSVRIRGEFLPKGQLIFGACQVTNQRLLLTIENVRLDKKIIPVSLTVFSLDGMPGIPAPEADLGGAAGTGADNAVQSMQFMSMDASLGAQAAAGGINAAKGLFSKKVHKIKVKLKDEFPVLLKINKY